In the Ipomoea triloba cultivar NCNSP0323 chromosome 6, ASM357664v1 genome, one interval contains:
- the LOC116022939 gene encoding uncharacterized protein LOC116022939 isoform X3 translates to MGEHEGVNSVAASETEPASGETLMGNLEQGGDESDIMVEVKGSDVFVDGDCLKKVDSESKTEDLDGGVDLGAKEVQEGKTETGVEDLQDVAGAARDVDEMECAEAVSERTDVAEAARDVVEMECAEAVSEQTVVVEEVGDEDTEKGVEGVELSSTGVESDVSVSNPGNEPANEPESKSSENEPVTENAASIPKEDSSSKDEAIPREETSTKDDVIPGEETSTKDETRHDSVTDAGVSSSENEQGLVNSTLCEGVDKDRPAESENSQSQLAREDDPLMPREEETTGFKDEAMRDPVANVGVSSSENDQDCPSEPRSSPSEIVREDATLMPGEEDTNFKDKDTHIEDAGLSSLENDQSLATPATCPVIDKDSSGHATDKILDSPVEAATERETGEVNKDEILHSKAESMENIVDHKNSPHNEEGLQVDGEKCTAICDMVVAGSQSPDERADASDGCGAREVDSKGSDNPNCGVLDESESDKIIQTEAPKSADNDVKDNSEVLPDQQPSTESGTNNINGEESELSHAKCNNLEKGDAMEVEVEGVLDSENRTSIHYSENDITLETSNNTVCPADVNEDKLDVTNATNLGPAKDSDVVQTDAMDIDEDKLGFVNATNLGSPKDSDIVQTDSELSVKNTVVVPANTQVIDSNTVAKSELEGLGGHESAPKDDENVGLVNKGNQAGNDCATDTEMIDDNSTFEFIDDGFWQEDEGKNTIPRGDNARSEGTPDMGSVQSHGQIGTEESLVECQGNVVQSDATPGTDTEICNQMSSQSTCISNEEVVMQQNLVLTPEADHGQSTVMTTVAEEQVEGATGSGAYNEVIGQQAIEMENADGFLDAHVPETTVVDEQREEENEKLHSDEKHDIGEQREIQENASQIDQSLVSGVKATKPANFANIYPGFLLPPEKLGKFTVSDLVWGKVRSHPWWPGQIFDPADASEKAVRYYKKGCFLVAYFGDRTFAWNDATVLKPFWSHFSQIEKQSNSETFQNAVRGALDEVSRRIELGLACSCIPKSSYNKIACQVVENTGIREESSRRYGVDKSTGVKSFTPDKVLLFLRGVARSPTCGADQLDLVIARAQLLAYSRFKGCSELSEFLSGGELLENDEEGVTVNKGPSHKRKHNLKDSLQPTKKERRMSEIMGNSELDETLADGSDRTKSVYSAKVSSTTSVTPNPPPFKIGERILRAASHLKGDSTQPEASSPLQNPPKEKVAGPSELPSIDELFSQLQLVAQAPMGDYSFLNTFIHCILDLRYPKHSELQNSSTGRPVVGRKRRASQAPDGAAEDFEFDDINDSYWTDRIVQNYSEEQLLQNGENGGREEFPVSPFDSEKVHKATRRSYSRKRYSIGNNEIGVDECNEEAEKRKLEPAELILNFAEGNRLPTEMSLNKTFRRFGPIKELETEVHPDCARARVVFKRGSDAEVAYSSAGKFNIFGSMQVNYELNYTPVISVRPLLLTIPQGQEEAI, encoded by the exons ATGGGTGAGCATGAAGGGGTGAACTCAGTGGCTGCTAGTGAGACTGAGCCTGCCAGTGGAGAAACCCTAATGGGGAATTTGGAGCAGGGTGGAGATGAAAGTGATATAATGGTTGAGGTGAAGGGGTCTGATGTGTTTGTTGATGGGGATTGCTTGAAGAAGGTGGATTCAGAATCCAAGACTGAAGATTTGGATGGTGGGGTTGATCTTGGAGCAAAGGAGGTCCAAGAAGGGAAGACTGAAACTGGAGTTGAAGATCTTCAAGATGTTGCAGGGGCAGCTCGGGATGTCGATGAAATGGAGTGTGCTGAGGCGGTGAGCGAACGAACTGATGTTGCAGAGGCAGCACGGGATGTCGTTGAAATGGAGTGTGCTGAGGCAGTGAGCGAACAAACTGTCGTTGTAGAGGAAGTCGGGGATGAGGATACTGAAAAAGGAGTTGAAGGGGTTGAGTTGTCATCTACGGGTGTTGAGTCAGATGTTTCGGTATCAAATCCCGGGAATGAACCTGCAAATGAGCCAGAATCGAAGAGTTCAGAGAACGAACCCGTTACTGAAAATGCTGCCTCGATTCCAAAAGAAGATTCAAGTTCTAAAGATGAAGCAATTCCAAGAGAAGAGACCAGTACTAAAGATGATGTGATTCCAGGAGAAGAGACAAGTACTAAAGATGAAACTCGGCATGATTCTGTTACAGATGCTGGAGTTTCTTCTTCAGAAAACGAGCAAGGTTTAGTGAATTCAACTCTTTGCGAGGGGGTCGATAAAGACCGTCCTGCTGAGTCAGAGAATTCACAGAGCCAATTAGCTCGTGAAGATGATCCTTTGATGCCAAGAGAAGAGGAAACAACAGGTTTCAAAGATGAAGCTATGCGTGATCCTGTTGCTAATGTCGGAGTATCATCTTCAGAGAACGATCAAG ATTGTCCTTCTGAGCCAAGGAGTTCGCCAAGCGAAATTGTTAGAGAAGATGCTACTTTGATGCCCGGAGAAGAAGATACTAATTTTAAAGACAAAGATACGCATATTGAAGATGCCGGACTATCTTCTTTGGAGAATGATCAGAGTTTAGCGACTCCCGCTACTTGCCCGGTGATTGATAAAGATTCTTCTGGACATGCAACTGACAAGATTCTAGATAGTCCCGTCGAAGCTGCCACCGAGAGGGAAACTGGAGAGGTCAATAAAGATGAGATTTTACACTCAAAGGCGGAATCCATGGAAAATATTGTTGACCATAAAAACTCGCCTCATAATGAGGAGGGTTTGCAAGTAGATGGTGAGAAGTGTACTGCAATTTGTGATATGGTTGTTGCTGGTTCCCAATCTCCCGATGAGCGGGCTGATGCTAGTGATGGTTGTGGAGCTCGAGAAGTTGATAGCAAGGGTTCTGATAACCCTAATTGTGGAGTCCTCGATGAATCTGAGTCTGACAAGATAATTCAGACTGAAGCTCCAAAATCTGCTGATAATGATGTGAAAGATAATTCCGAAGTCTTGCCAGATCAGCAACCATCAACAGAATCCGGAACCAATAATATTAACGGTGAAGAGTCAGAGCTATCCCATGCAAAATGTAATAACCTCGAGAAAGGAGATGCGATGGAAGTGGAGGTTGAGGGGGTACTAGATTCCGAAAATAGAACTAGTATTCACTACTCGGAGAATGATATAACCTTAGAAACCTCCAACAACACAGTATGCCCAGCTGATGTTAACGAGGATAAGTTAGATGTTACTAATGCAACTAACTTAGGCCCCGCAAAAGACTCCGATGTTGTTCAGACTGATGCAATGGATATTGACGAGGATAAGTTAGGCTTTGTCAATGCAACAAACTTAGGCTCGCCAAAAGACTCTGACATTGTACAGACAGATTCAGAATTATCTGTCAAGAACACTGTGGTTGTCCCGGCCAACACACAGGTGATAGACAGCAATACGGTTGCAAAATCTGAACTTGAAGGTTTGGGTGGTCATGAATCTGCGCCAAAAGATGATGAGAATGTGGGTCTAGTTAATAAAGGGAATCAGGCAGGAAATGACTGCGCTACTGATACTGAGATGATAGATGATAATTCCACATTTGAATTCATCGATGATGGGTTTTGGCAAGAAGATGAAGGAAAAAACACGATACCTAGAGGAGACAACGCAAGGAGTGAAGGCACTCCCGACATGGGTTCTGTTCAATCCCACGGTCAAATTGGTACCGAGGAATCTTTGGTTGAGTGTCAAGGCAATGTTGTGCAAAGTGATGCTACTCCCGGTACTGATACCGAAATTTGCAATCAGATGAGTTCCCAGTCTACCTGTATCTCGAATGAAGAGGTAGTTATGCAACAAAATCTAGTACTTACACCCGAGGCAGATCATGGCCAAAGCACAGTAATGACAACTGTTGCTGAAGAACAAGTTGAAGGTGCTACTGGATCTGGAGCCTATAATGAGGTGATCGGCCAACAAGCAATTGAGATGGAAAATGCTGATGGTTTCTTGGACGCCCATGTTCCAGAAACAACGGTTGTAGATGAGCAACGGGAAGAAGAAAACGAGAAGCTTCATTCTGATGAGAAGCATGATATTGGAGAACAAAGAGAAATTCAAGAGAACGCTTCTCAAATTGACCAGTCATTGGTGTCGGGTGTGAAGGCAACAAAGCCTGCAAACTTTGCAAACATATATCCCGGTTTTCTACTTCCTCCAGAAAAATTGGGAAAATTCACTGTTTCTGATTTGGTGTGGGGGAAGGTCAGAAGCCATCCCTGGTGGCCGGGACAGATTTTTGATCCAGCAGATGCATCGGAGAAGGCTGTTAGGTATTATAAGAAGGGCTGCTTTTTGGTCGCCTATTTTGGGGACCGAACTTTTGCTTGGAATGATGCAACCGTACTGAAGCCGTTTTGGTCTCACTTCTCCCAGATCGAGAAGCAGAGTAACTCAGAAACATTTCAAAACGCAGTAAGGGGTGCCTTGGATGAGGTTTCGAGACGGATAGAGTTAGGCCTGGCCTGCTCTTGCATACCCAAATCTTCGTATAACAAGATTGCGTGCCAGGTTGTTGAGAATACTGGTATACGGGAAGAATCAAGCCGAAGATATGGTGTGGACAAATCTACTGGAGTGAAGTCATTTACCCCCGATAAGGTCTTGCTTTTCTTGAGAGGAGTGGCACGATCGCCTACTTGTGGGGCCGATCAGTTGGACCTTGTTATTGCTCGTGCTCAGTTATTGGCATATTCTCGTTTCAAGGGATGCAGTGAGCTGTCAGAATTCTTGTCAGGTGGAGAACTATTGGAAAATGACGAGGAGGGAGTTACTGTGAACAAGGGTCCCTCTCATAAACGTAAACACAATTTGAAAGACAGCTTGCAGCCTACGAAGAAAGAGAGGCGTATGTCAGAGATAATGGGCAACTCAGAATTAGACGAAACTCTTGCAGATGGATCAGACCGGACAAAGAGTGTCTATTCTGCAAAAGTGTCGAGCACAACATCAGTAACTCCTAATCCACCGCCTTTCAAGATTGGCGAACGCATCCTGAGAGCTGCAAGCCACTTAAAAGGCGACAGTACTCAACCCGAGGCCAGTTCTCCCTTGCAGAACCCACCGAAGGAAAAAGTGGCGGGCCCATCTGAACTCCCGTCTATTGATGAGTTGTTCTCCCAGCTTCAGTTGGTGGCGCAGGCTCCGATGGGAGATTATAGCTTTTTGAATACTTTTATTCATTGCATTTTAGATCTTAGATACCCAAAGCACTCCGAGTTGCAGAATTCATCTACTGGAAGGCCGGTTGTTGGTAGAAAGAGGAGAGCATCTCAGGCCCCCGATGGGGCTGCCGAAGATTTTGAATTCGATGATATAAATGACTCATATTGGACTGACAGGATTGTTCAAAACTATTCCGAGGAGCAACTACTGCAGAATGGCGAGAACGGTGGGAGAGAGGAATTTCCGGTTTCACCCTTTGATTCAGAAAAAGTTCATAAAGCAACCCGTCGCTCATACTCTAGGAAACGATATTCTATTGGTAATAATGAAATCGGGGTAGATGAATGCAACGAGGAAGCTGAGAAAAGGAAGCTCGAGCCAGCAGAGCTTATCTTAAATTTTGCAGAGGGCAATCGGCTTCCTACAGAAATGAGCCTTAATAAGACATTTAGACGGTTTGGACCAATAAAGGAATTAGAGACTGAAGTTCATCCAGATTGTGCCCGTGCCCGAGTAGTCTTCAAGCGGGGATCTGATGCAGAAGTTGCTTATAGCAGTGCTGGCAAGTTCAATATATTCGGGTCTATGCAAGTGAACTACGAGCTCAACTATACACCCGTTATCTCAGTTAGACCACTGCTCCTTACAATACCACAGGGCCAAGAGGAAGCAATTTGA
- the LOC116022939 gene encoding uncharacterized protein LOC116022939 isoform X2, translating to MGEHEGVNSVAASETEPASGETLMGNLEQGGDESDIMVEVKGSDVFVDGDCLKKVDSESKTEDLDGGVDLGAKEVQEGKTETGVEDLQDVAGAARDVDEMECAEAVSERTDVAEAARDVVEMECAEAVSEQTVVVEEVGDEDTEKGVEGVELSSTGVESDVSVSNPGNEPANEPESKSSENEPVTENAASIPKEDSSSKDDVIPGEETSTKDETRHDSVTDAGVSSSENEQGLVNSTLCEGVDKDRPAESENSQSQLAREDDPLMPREEETTGFKDEAMRDPVANVGVSSSENDQGLVNRTVFNKADTDCSGHDNNKISDCPSEPRSSPSEIVREDATLMPGEEDTNFKDKDTHIEDAGLSSLENDQSLATPATCPVIDKDSSGHATDKILDSPVEAATERETGEVNKDEILHSKAESMENIVDHKNSPHNEEGLQVDGEKCTAICDMVVAGSQSPDERADASDGCGAREVDSKGSDNPNCGVLDESESDKIIQTEAPKSADNDVKDNSEVLPDQQPSTESGTNNINGEESELSHAKCNNLEKGDAMEVEVEGVLDSENRTSIHYSENDITLETSNNTVCPADVNEDKLDVTNATNLGPAKDSDVVQTDAMDIDEDKLGFVNATNLGSPKDSDIVQTDSELSVKNTVVVPANTQVIDSNTVAKSELEGLGGHESAPKDDENVGLVNKGNQAGNDCATDTEMIDDNSTFEFIDDGFWQEDEGKNTIPRGDNARSEGTPDMGSVQSHGQIGTEESLVECQGNVVQSDATPGTDTEICNQMSSQSTCISNEEVVMQQNLVLTPEADHGQSTVMTTVAEEQVEGATGSGAYNEVIGQQAIEMENADGFLDAHVPETTVVDEQREEENEKLHSDEKHDIGEQREIQENASQIDQSLVSGVKATKPANFANIYPGFLLPPEKLGKFTVSDLVWGKVRSHPWWPGQIFDPADASEKAVRYYKKGCFLVAYFGDRTFAWNDATVLKPFWSHFSQIEKQSNSETFQNAVRGALDEVSRRIELGLACSCIPKSSYNKIACQVVENTGIREESSRRYGVDKSTGVKSFTPDKVLLFLRGVARSPTCGADQLDLVIARAQLLAYSRFKGCSELSEFLSGGELLENDEEGVTVNKGPSHKRKHNLKDSLQPTKKERRMSEIMGNSELDETLADGSDRTKSVYSAKVSSTTSVTPNPPPFKIGERILRAASHLKGDSTQPEASSPLQNPPKEKVAGPSELPSIDELFSQLQLVAQAPMGDYSFLNTFIHCILDLRYPKHSELQNSSTGRPVVGRKRRASQAPDGAAEDFEFDDINDSYWTDRIVQNYSEEQLLQNGENGGREEFPVSPFDSEKVHKATRRSYSRKRYSIGNNEIGVDECNEEAEKRKLEPAELILNFAEGNRLPTEMSLNKTFRRFGPIKELETEVHPDCARARVVFKRGSDAEVAYSSAGKFNIFGSMQVNYELNYTPVISVRPLLLTIPQGQEEAI from the exons ATGGGTGAGCATGAAGGGGTGAACTCAGTGGCTGCTAGTGAGACTGAGCCTGCCAGTGGAGAAACCCTAATGGGGAATTTGGAGCAGGGTGGAGATGAAAGTGATATAATGGTTGAGGTGAAGGGGTCTGATGTGTTTGTTGATGGGGATTGCTTGAAGAAGGTGGATTCAGAATCCAAGACTGAAGATTTGGATGGTGGGGTTGATCTTGGAGCAAAGGAGGTCCAAGAAGGGAAGACTGAAACTGGAGTTGAAGATCTTCAAGATGTTGCAGGGGCAGCTCGGGATGTCGATGAAATGGAGTGTGCTGAGGCGGTGAGCGAACGAACTGATGTTGCAGAGGCAGCACGGGATGTCGTTGAAATGGAGTGTGCTGAGGCAGTGAGCGAACAAACTGTCGTTGTAGAGGAAGTCGGGGATGAGGATACTGAAAAAGGAGTTGAAGGGGTTGAGTTGTCATCTACGGGTGTTGAGTCAGATGTTTCGGTATCAAATCCCGGGAATGAACCTGCAAATGAGCCAGAATCGAAGAGTTCAGAGAACGAACCCGTTACTGAAAATGCTGCCTCGATTCCAAAAGAAGATTCAAGTTCTAAAG ATGATGTGATTCCAGGAGAAGAGACAAGTACTAAAGATGAAACTCGGCATGATTCTGTTACAGATGCTGGAGTTTCTTCTTCAGAAAACGAGCAAGGTTTAGTGAATTCAACTCTTTGCGAGGGGGTCGATAAAGACCGTCCTGCTGAGTCAGAGAATTCACAGAGCCAATTAGCTCGTGAAGATGATCCTTTGATGCCAAGAGAAGAGGAAACAACAGGTTTCAAAGATGAAGCTATGCGTGATCCTGTTGCTAATGTCGGAGTATCATCTTCAGAGAACGATCAAGGTTTAGTGAACCGAACTGTTTTCAATAAGGCTGATACAGATTGTTCTGGTCATGACAACAATAAAATTTCAGATTGTCCTTCTGAGCCAAGGAGTTCGCCAAGCGAAATTGTTAGAGAAGATGCTACTTTGATGCCCGGAGAAGAAGATACTAATTTTAAAGACAAAGATACGCATATTGAAGATGCCGGACTATCTTCTTTGGAGAATGATCAGAGTTTAGCGACTCCCGCTACTTGCCCGGTGATTGATAAAGATTCTTCTGGACATGCAACTGACAAGATTCTAGATAGTCCCGTCGAAGCTGCCACCGAGAGGGAAACTGGAGAGGTCAATAAAGATGAGATTTTACACTCAAAGGCGGAATCCATGGAAAATATTGTTGACCATAAAAACTCGCCTCATAATGAGGAGGGTTTGCAAGTAGATGGTGAGAAGTGTACTGCAATTTGTGATATGGTTGTTGCTGGTTCCCAATCTCCCGATGAGCGGGCTGATGCTAGTGATGGTTGTGGAGCTCGAGAAGTTGATAGCAAGGGTTCTGATAACCCTAATTGTGGAGTCCTCGATGAATCTGAGTCTGACAAGATAATTCAGACTGAAGCTCCAAAATCTGCTGATAATGATGTGAAAGATAATTCCGAAGTCTTGCCAGATCAGCAACCATCAACAGAATCCGGAACCAATAATATTAACGGTGAAGAGTCAGAGCTATCCCATGCAAAATGTAATAACCTCGAGAAAGGAGATGCGATGGAAGTGGAGGTTGAGGGGGTACTAGATTCCGAAAATAGAACTAGTATTCACTACTCGGAGAATGATATAACCTTAGAAACCTCCAACAACACAGTATGCCCAGCTGATGTTAACGAGGATAAGTTAGATGTTACTAATGCAACTAACTTAGGCCCCGCAAAAGACTCCGATGTTGTTCAGACTGATGCAATGGATATTGACGAGGATAAGTTAGGCTTTGTCAATGCAACAAACTTAGGCTCGCCAAAAGACTCTGACATTGTACAGACAGATTCAGAATTATCTGTCAAGAACACTGTGGTTGTCCCGGCCAACACACAGGTGATAGACAGCAATACGGTTGCAAAATCTGAACTTGAAGGTTTGGGTGGTCATGAATCTGCGCCAAAAGATGATGAGAATGTGGGTCTAGTTAATAAAGGGAATCAGGCAGGAAATGACTGCGCTACTGATACTGAGATGATAGATGATAATTCCACATTTGAATTCATCGATGATGGGTTTTGGCAAGAAGATGAAGGAAAAAACACGATACCTAGAGGAGACAACGCAAGGAGTGAAGGCACTCCCGACATGGGTTCTGTTCAATCCCACGGTCAAATTGGTACCGAGGAATCTTTGGTTGAGTGTCAAGGCAATGTTGTGCAAAGTGATGCTACTCCCGGTACTGATACCGAAATTTGCAATCAGATGAGTTCCCAGTCTACCTGTATCTCGAATGAAGAGGTAGTTATGCAACAAAATCTAGTACTTACACCCGAGGCAGATCATGGCCAAAGCACAGTAATGACAACTGTTGCTGAAGAACAAGTTGAAGGTGCTACTGGATCTGGAGCCTATAATGAGGTGATCGGCCAACAAGCAATTGAGATGGAAAATGCTGATGGTTTCTTGGACGCCCATGTTCCAGAAACAACGGTTGTAGATGAGCAACGGGAAGAAGAAAACGAGAAGCTTCATTCTGATGAGAAGCATGATATTGGAGAACAAAGAGAAATTCAAGAGAACGCTTCTCAAATTGACCAGTCATTGGTGTCGGGTGTGAAGGCAACAAAGCCTGCAAACTTTGCAAACATATATCCCGGTTTTCTACTTCCTCCAGAAAAATTGGGAAAATTCACTGTTTCTGATTTGGTGTGGGGGAAGGTCAGAAGCCATCCCTGGTGGCCGGGACAGATTTTTGATCCAGCAGATGCATCGGAGAAGGCTGTTAGGTATTATAAGAAGGGCTGCTTTTTGGTCGCCTATTTTGGGGACCGAACTTTTGCTTGGAATGATGCAACCGTACTGAAGCCGTTTTGGTCTCACTTCTCCCAGATCGAGAAGCAGAGTAACTCAGAAACATTTCAAAACGCAGTAAGGGGTGCCTTGGATGAGGTTTCGAGACGGATAGAGTTAGGCCTGGCCTGCTCTTGCATACCCAAATCTTCGTATAACAAGATTGCGTGCCAGGTTGTTGAGAATACTGGTATACGGGAAGAATCAAGCCGAAGATATGGTGTGGACAAATCTACTGGAGTGAAGTCATTTACCCCCGATAAGGTCTTGCTTTTCTTGAGAGGAGTGGCACGATCGCCTACTTGTGGGGCCGATCAGTTGGACCTTGTTATTGCTCGTGCTCAGTTATTGGCATATTCTCGTTTCAAGGGATGCAGTGAGCTGTCAGAATTCTTGTCAGGTGGAGAACTATTGGAAAATGACGAGGAGGGAGTTACTGTGAACAAGGGTCCCTCTCATAAACGTAAACACAATTTGAAAGACAGCTTGCAGCCTACGAAGAAAGAGAGGCGTATGTCAGAGATAATGGGCAACTCAGAATTAGACGAAACTCTTGCAGATGGATCAGACCGGACAAAGAGTGTCTATTCTGCAAAAGTGTCGAGCACAACATCAGTAACTCCTAATCCACCGCCTTTCAAGATTGGCGAACGCATCCTGAGAGCTGCAAGCCACTTAAAAGGCGACAGTACTCAACCCGAGGCCAGTTCTCCCTTGCAGAACCCACCGAAGGAAAAAGTGGCGGGCCCATCTGAACTCCCGTCTATTGATGAGTTGTTCTCCCAGCTTCAGTTGGTGGCGCAGGCTCCGATGGGAGATTATAGCTTTTTGAATACTTTTATTCATTGCATTTTAGATCTTAGATACCCAAAGCACTCCGAGTTGCAGAATTCATCTACTGGAAGGCCGGTTGTTGGTAGAAAGAGGAGAGCATCTCAGGCCCCCGATGGGGCTGCCGAAGATTTTGAATTCGATGATATAAATGACTCATATTGGACTGACAGGATTGTTCAAAACTATTCCGAGGAGCAACTACTGCAGAATGGCGAGAACGGTGGGAGAGAGGAATTTCCGGTTTCACCCTTTGATTCAGAAAAAGTTCATAAAGCAACCCGTCGCTCATACTCTAGGAAACGATATTCTATTGGTAATAATGAAATCGGGGTAGATGAATGCAACGAGGAAGCTGAGAAAAGGAAGCTCGAGCCAGCAGAGCTTATCTTAAATTTTGCAGAGGGCAATCGGCTTCCTACAGAAATGAGCCTTAATAAGACATTTAGACGGTTTGGACCAATAAAGGAATTAGAGACTGAAGTTCATCCAGATTGTGCCCGTGCCCGAGTAGTCTTCAAGCGGGGATCTGATGCAGAAGTTGCTTATAGCAGTGCTGGCAAGTTCAATATATTCGGGTCTATGCAAGTGAACTACGAGCTCAACTATACACCCGTTATCTCAGTTAGACCACTGCTCCTTACAATACCACAGGGCCAAGAGGAAGCAATTTGA